GCCCTCGGCGCCGGCGACCTGCGCCTGGCCCATGCGGTCAACCTGGCCCAGCAGCAGGTCGAGCCGGAGCGCGGCAACGAGCAGCTCGAGCTGATCCCGCGGCGCGCCAGTGCGCCGCGCCCGGGCAAGCGCGGCGATATCCAGATCCAGGGCGTCGGCAACCTGCTGACGCAGATGGCCGGCTGCTGCCAGCCGCTGCCGGGCGACCCGATCGTCGGCTACATCACCGTCGGTCGCGGGGTCTCGATCCACCGCCAGGACTGCGCCTCGGTGCTGCAGCTGGCCGGGCGCGAGCCGGAGCGGATCATCCAGGTCAGCTGGGGGCCGGTGCCGGTGCAGACCTACCCGGTGGACATCGTGATCAAGGCCTACGACCGTTCCGGCCTGCTGCGCGACGTGACCCAGGTGCTGCTCAACGAGCGCATCAACGTGCTGGCGGTGAACACCCGCTCGAACAAGGAGGACAACACCGCCTCCATGCTGCTGACCATCGAGATTCCCGGGCTGGATGCCTTGTCGCGCCTGCTCGCGCGCATCTCCCAGTTGCCCAACATCATCGAGGCGCGGCGCAATCGCTCCGGCACCTAACGGGCGCTCCCCGCTGCGGCGGGGCGCCCTCGACCCCACGGAAGCCCCATGTACCAGCTCGACGACCTGCTGCACCTGATGGCCCGCCTGCGCGACCCGCGGCACGGCTGCCCCTGGGACCTCAAGCAGAGCTACGCAACCATAGTCCCCTACACCCTGGAGGAAGCCTACGAGGTGGCCGACGCCATCGAGCGCGGCGACTTCGACCATCTGCCCGGCGAGCTGGGCGACCTGCTGTTCCAGGTCGTCTACTACAGCCAGTTGGCCAGGGAAGAGGGGCGCTTCGAGTTCGCCCAGGTGGTCGACGGCATCACCCGCAAGCTGATCCGTCGCCACCCGCACGTGTTCCCTGACGGCGACCTGTATGGCGCGCCGGATGCGGCGAAGCTGGAGGAGGCGGCGGTCAAGCAGCGCTGGGAGGAACTCAAGGCCGAGGAGCGCGCCGAGAAGGCCGCGGCGCCCGAACAGCTGTCGCTGCTCGACGATGTGCCCACGGCGCTGCCGGCGCTGTCGCGTGCCGCCAAGCTGCAGAAGCGCGCGGCCCAGGTCGGCTTCGACTGGCCCGAGGCGTTGCCGGTGGTGGACAAGGTGCGCGAGGAACTCGACGAAGTGCTGGAGGCCATGAGCGAGAACGATGCCGGGGCCATCGCCGAGGAGATCGGCGACCTGCTGTTCGTCGTCACCAACCTGGCGCGGCACCTCAAGGTCGACCCGGAAGCTGCCCTGCGCGCGGCCAACGGCAAGTTCGAGCGGCGCTTCCGCCATATCGAACAGGCATTGCGCGAGGCCGGTCGGCCCATCGAGAATTGCAGCCTGGATGAACTGGATGCCCTGTGGGGCGAAGCCAAGAAACTGGAAAAACTGCAGCCTGGCTGCTGAGTGATGAGAACCCCATGAGCCTTTCCCTCCGCGACCAGCTGCTGAAAGCCGGCCTGGTCAATGAAAAGCAGGCCAAGCAGGCCGGCAAGCAGAAACAGAAGCAGCAGCGCCTGGAGAAGAAGAACCAGGTCGAGGTCGATGATTCGCAGAAGCAGGCCGCCCTGCAGGCCATGGCCGAGAAGGCCGCGCGCGACCAGGAACTGAACCGCCAGCAGCAGGAGAAGGCCCAGCAGAAGGCCATCGCCGCGCAGATCAAGCAGCTGATCGAGACCAGCCGCCTGCCCAAGATCAATGGCGAGGACTACTACAACTTCGTCGACGACAAGAAGGTCAAGCGCATCGCGGTGAACAACCTGATGCGCGACAAGCTCAGCCGCGGCTCGCTGGCCATCGTCCGCCATGGCGGCGCCTACGAGGTGATCCCGCGCGAGGCGGCGCTGAAGATCCAGGAGCGCGACGCCCAGCGCATCGTCCTGCTCAACGTGCAGAGCGAAGGGCCGGACGAGGACGACCCGTACGCCGCCTACCAGATCCCCGATGATCTGATGTGGTAAGGCCGCAGCCGGGCCGCTGCCCGGCTGGCGCCATCAGCAGGGCCGGTTGCCGAGCAGTACGCGGCCGAAGCTGGCGCCCGGGTCGAGCGGGGTGATGGCCAGCAGCTGGTCCAGGCGCAGCCGCTGCTCGCCGGCCTCGCTCTGTACCACGAAGAATTCTTCCTTGCTCGGCTCGGTGCGGGTGGTCAGGGCCTGGGCCTGCAGCTCGCCGCCATCGACCAGCTCGATGCGCAGGCGGTAGCGGTGCATGCAGGCGATTTCCAGGTAGTCGTAGAGGTCGCAGGCCAGGGGGCGGTAGGCATCGCTCATCGCGTGTTCCTCCATGTCGAAGGTTCAGCCTAGACCGATTGGCGGGCACAAAAAAGCCGGGCATGGCCCGGCTTTCCCGAGTGGCTCCGCCCTATTCGCGCAGGCCCTCGACGGTGCGGCCGTCGACCTGGCCGTCCTTGAGCATGATCTGGTATTCCTTACCGTCCTTTTCCACCTGGTGCAGGCGTACCAGCAGGTAGTTCCAGTCCTTGGCGAACCAGAGCACGGTCTTGCGGCTGCTCTGGGTCGGGTCGCGCACGCGCTCGACCTTGATCGCGTCGATCAGCCCGGCCTTGGTGCGCACGCGCTCCTCGCCGAGCACGCGAAAGTCGTAGGTCTCGATCTCGTCGCCATCGATCACCTGGTAGCTCATGCTCTGCTTGCCGGCGGCGACATCGTGCTGCAGCACCAGTTGGTAGGTCGACTTGTCCATCAGGCCGCGGTTGAGCGGGAAGCGCACCGGCTCGCCACGGTCGTTGCCCAGCACCTGCTTCTCGGTCCAGTCGAAGTCCAGCTCGATCTGCTTGGCCTTGCCCAGGCCGCTGCGGTCGAAGCGGTAGGTCAGCGGCAGGAAGGCGTCGCTTTCCATGCGCAGGGTGCTGGTCTCGCTGAGGCTGGCGACCAGCATGGAGGCCTCGAAGTTGAGTTCCCAGCGGCCGTTGTCCAGGGCCTTGAGGCTGCGCCCGGCGGTGCCGCTGATCGGCACCTGCTTCCAGTCGGCGGTGTAGCTGGCGGAGAAGGGCTTGAGCTCCAGGGCCTGCACCGGCAGGGCCAGGAGGGCGAGCAGCATCAGCAGAATGCGGGACATGGAATCTCCTATGTGCGGATCAGGTGTCCGGTGGCCGGCAGGTCCTTGCCGTCCAGTTGTGCGCCGGTCTTACCCAGCTTCAGGCGGCCCTCGGCGAACCAGCGCATGGCCAGGGGATAGATGTTGTGCTCCTGGCTGTGCACGCGCTGGGCCAGGCTCTCCGGCGTGTCGCCAGACTCTACCGGCACCACGGCTTGTACGACCAGTGGTCCGCCATCGAGTTCCTCGGTGACGAAGTGCACGCTGCAGCCATGCTCGCGGTCGCCAGCCTCCAGCGCGCGCTGGTGGGTGTGCAGGCCCTTGTGCTTGGGCAGCAGCGAGGGGTGGATGTTCAGCAGGCGGCCCTCGTAGTGGCGCACGAAGTCGCCAGTGAGGATGCGCATGAAGCCGGCCAGCACCACCAGCTGCGGGTCGAAGCCGTCGATGGCCTCGACCAGTGCGGCATCGAAGGCCTCACGGCCGTCGAACTGCTTGTGGTCCAGCACCCGGGTTTGGATGCCGGCGTTCTGCGCGCGGACCAGGCCATAGGCATCGGCGCGGTTGGAGATCACCGCGGCGATGCGCGCCGGGTTGCCGTCATTGGCGATGCTGTCGATCAGGGCCTGCAGGTTGCTGCCGGACCCGGAGATCAGCACCACGACATTGCAGTCGGCCATCAGTGGGCTTTCAGGTTGTTCAGCACGACCTGCTCGGCGCCTTCGGCGGCCTGGGCGATCTGGCCGATCACCCACGGGGCTTCGCCGGAGGCGCGCAGGCTGGCCAGGGTGGCCTCGACCTGGTCCTGGGCCACGCAGATGACCATGCCGACACCGCAGTTGAGGACGCGGTGCATCTCGTGCTCGTCGACGTTGCCCTTTTCCTGCAGCCAGTCGAACACCGCCGGGCGGGTCCAGCTGGCCACGTCGATCATCGCCTGGGCGCCCTGCGGCAGCACGCGCGGGATGTTGTCGAGCAGGCCGCCGCCGGTGATGTGGGCCATGGCCTTCACCGCGCCGGTTTCTTTGATCAGCTTGAGCAGCGGCTTGACGTAGATGCGGGTCGGCGCCATCAGCAGGTCGGCCAGCTTCTTGCCACCCAGCTCGGTGGCTTCGATGTCGGTGCCGGACACTTCGAGGATCTTGCGGATCAGCGAGTAGCCGTTGGAGTGCGGGCCGGAAGAGGGCAGGGCGATCAGGGCGTCGCCGGTGACCACTTTCGAGCCGTCGATGATCTCGCTCTTCTCCACCACGCCGACGCAGAAACCGGCCAGGTCGTAGTCTTCGCCTTCGTACATGCCCGGCATCTCGGCGGTTTCACCGCCGACCAGGGAGCAACCGGCCAGTTCGCAACCGGCGCCGATGCCGGTGACCACGGTGGCGGCCACGTCGACATTCAGCTTGCCGGTGGCGTAGTAGTCGAGGAAGAACAGCGGCTCGGCGCCGCACACCACCAGGTCGTTGACGCACATGGCGACCAGGTCCTGGCCGATGCTGTCGTGTTTGTTCAGGTTCAGCGCCAGGCGTAGCTTGGTGCCGACGCCGTCGGTGCCGGACACCAGCACCGGCTGCTTGTAGCCGGCCGGGATTTCGCAGAGGGCGCCGAAACCACCCAGGCCACCCATGACCTCCGGACGTGCGGTGCGCTTGGCCACGCCTTTGATGCGCTCGACCAGGGCTTCGCCGGCGTCGATGTCGACACCTGCATCCTTGTAGCTGATGGAGGGTTGCTTGCTCATGGGTTCGGGCCTTTAGAAAGGGAGAATGCTCGGGGCGACCGGCGCATGCAGGGGCCGGTCCGCGAAGGCGCGCGATTTTATCAGGCTTGCCCGCCAGCGGCCACCGGGCGCGACGGTTGCCGGGGGACAGGCGGCTGTTTAAGGTATAGCCCTTCGTGTGCCGCCCGGGCACATCCTCCCCAACCGAGACCCTATCGATGCGCCTGTCCGCCCGCCTGTTTGCACTTTGCCTCTCGCTGCTCAGCCTCCCGGCCCTGGCCGAGACGGTCAGCGGCCTCTACCAGGTGCGCGAGCCGGTCACCAGCCAGCAACCGGAGGAGCGCACGGCCGCCCTCAATCGCGCCCTGGAAACCCTGGTGCTGCGCCTGACCGGCGACGCCAAGGCGGTGCAGAGCCCGGCCTTGGAAGGCGTGCGTCAGGACCCGCAACAGCTGGTTAGCCAGTACGTCTACGAAGGCGAGACCCTGGTGGTGGACTTTGACCCGCTGACCACCGAGAACAAGCTGCGCCAGGCCGGCCTGGCGCTGTGGGGCGCCAATCGCCCGGTCATTCTGGCCTGGTGGCTGAACAGCGGCGCCGAAGGTGCCAGCCTGATCGGCGATGGTCAGGAAGTCGCCGCACCGCTGCAACAGGCCGCCCAGCATCGCGGTCTGCCGCTGCGCCTGCCGCTGGCCGATCTGCAGGAGCAACTGGTGGCGACTCCGGAAAACCTCGGCGCCAGCCAGCCGGACGCGCTGCAGCCGGCCTCCGAGCGCTACGGCGCCGATGCCCTGCTGGCCGTGCAGGCCCGTGAGGAGGGCGGTCAGTGGCAGGCCGAGTGGCGCCTGTGGCTGGGCGACGCCCGCGAGCAGGGCAAGGCCCAGGGCGCCGATCAGAAGGCGCTGGCCGATGCCGTGCTGCTGGCCGTGAGCCAGCGCCTGGCGCCGCGCTTCCTGGTCAAGCCCGGTGCCGCCAGCGCCCTGACCCTGGAAATCCAGGGCGCCAACCTGGCGCGCTATGCCGAGCTGGAGCGCCTGCTCGAACCCTTCGCCGCCCGCCTGCTGCGCGCCAAGGGCGATCTGCTGGTGTGGCAGGTCAATGCCAGTGCTGAACAGCTGCGTGCCCAGCTGGGCCTGGCCGGCCTGCAGGAAGTACCGGCCGATGCCGTGCCGCTGGACGCCAGCGCCAATCCGCAGGCGGCGCCCGCACCAGCCCCGGCCAACCTGATGCGTTTCCGCTGGTAAGCTCGGCTACCGGCGGCGTCCCCCATCCATAGCGACGGAGTGCCTGAGATGACCGATTCGCGCCGCTGGTTGTGGCTGGCCGGCCTGTTCCTGTGTGGTTGGCTGATCTACCTGCTGACCCCCATCCTCTCGCCTTTCCTGGTGGCCATGCTGCTGGCCTACATGGGCGATCCGATGGTGGATCGCCTGGAGCGACGCGGGCTTTCGCGGACCTGGGGCGTGGTCATCGTCTTCGCTCTGTTCAGCCTGCTGCTGCTGGTCATGCTGCTGGTGCTGATCCCCATGCTCGGTCGCCAGCTGGTGCGCCTCTACGAGCTGCTGCCGCAGGGCCTGGACTGGGCACAGCACCAGGCCCTGCCCTGGCTACAGGCGCAGCTGGGGCTGGCGGAGGGCTTCTGGCGCTTCGACCAGCTCAAGCAGGCGCTGTCCGGGCATCTGGGCAAGACCACCGACATCGTCAGCGGCCTGCTGGCCCAGGCCACCGCCTCCGGCCTGGCGCTGCTCGGTTGGCTGGGCAACCTGCTGCTGATTCCGGTGGTGGCCTTCTACCTGCTGCGCGACTGGGACCTGATGCTGGCCAAGCTGCGCAACCTGCTGCCGCGGGCGCGCGAAAGCCTGGTGGTGAAGCTGGTCGGCGAGTGCCACGAGGTGCTCGGCGCCTTCATGCGCGGCCAGTTGCTGGTGATGCTGGCGCTGGCCGGCATCTATTCGGTTGGCCTGATGGTGGTGGGGCTGGAGCTGGGCCTGCTGATCGGCGTGCTCGCCGGCCTGGCCAGCATCGTGCCCTACATGGGCTTCATCGTCGGCTTCGGTGCCGCCGTGGTGGCTGCGCTGTTCCAGTACAGCGGCTTTGAGCTGTACCCGCTGATCGGCATTGCCGTGGTCTTCGGCATCGGTCAGTTGCTCGAAGGCATGTTGCTGACGCCCATGCTGGTCGGTGACCGTATCGGCCTGCACCCGGTGGCGGTGATCTTCGCCATCCTCGCCGGCGGCCAGCTATTCGGCTTCACCGGTGTGCTGCTGGCCCTGCCGGTGGCTGCGGTGATCATGGTTTTGCTGCGCCATGCGCATGATTTCTATAAACTTTCCGACCTTTACGGAGAGTCTTCCGGCGACTCGCAAGAGCCGCCGCCGCCTGCATGAAACCCATCCAGCTGCCCCTTGGCGTGCGCCTGCGCGACGACGCCACTTTCGCCAACTACTACCCCGGTGCCAACGCGGCGGCCCTCGGCTACGTCGAGCGGCTGTGCGAGGCCGATGCCGGCTGGACCGAGAGCCTGATCTATCTCTGGGGCGGTGAAGGCGTGGGGCGCAGCCACCTGCTGCAGGCGGCCTGCCTGCGCTTCGAGCAGCGTGGCGAGGCCGCGGTCTATCTGCCGCTGGGCGAGGTGGCGGATTACGGCCCCGAGCTGCTCGATGGCCTGGACCAGTCCGAGCTGGTCTGCCTCGACGATCTGGAGGCCGTGGCCGGCCGCGCGGACTGGGAAGAGGCGCTGTTCCACCTGTTCAACCGCCTGCGCGACTCCGGCCGGCGCCTGCTGCTGGCGGCCAGCGTGTCGCCGCGCGAGCTGTCGGTGCAGCTGCCCGACCTGCAGTCGCGCCTGACCCTGGCGCTGGTGTTCCAGCTGCACGCGCTGTCCGACGAGGACAAGCTGCGCGCCCTGCAGCTGCGCGCCTCGCGCCGCGGCCTGCACCTGACCGACGAAGTGGGGCGCTTCATCCTCACCCGTGGCGAGCGCAGCATGAGCGCACTGTTCGAGCTGCTCGAACGCCTCGATCAGGCCTCGCTGCAGGCCCAGCGCAAGCTGACCATTCCCTTCCTCAAGGAAACCCTGGGCTGGTAGTCAGTCTTTCAGCTGCTCGATGAAATCGCGGATGGCCATAGCGCATGCCTGTGGCCGGCTCTGCAGTAAGAAGTGAGGGCCTTCGATGCCTTCCCGACGCAGGTTGCTACAGCCACTGGCAAGGCTGGCGGCTGCGGCATTGTTCACCAGATGGTCGTAGGTGGGCCACAGGTGCAGGGCGGGAATCACGACCTTCTGCTCCGGGCTGCTCAACTCGGCCAGGCTCCTCAGGCGCGCCTTGATCAATGCGCTGGGCATGTCGCGGATTTCCGTCTGCAGCATTTGCAGAACTGCCGGCTGCGCATCGCCGATGCAGAGCAATCGCAGCAGCCGGGAATGGCTCAACAGCATCTTTGGCGTTGGCAGACGGCTCGCCAGCACTGCCAGCGGGTGTGGCGATTGCAGGAAGCTGGCCGCGAAGATTAGTCCCTTCAGGCCCTTCGGACTCTGCAGTGCCAAACGATAGGCCAATGGGCCGGAGAAAGACTCGCCGAGTAGCACGAAGGGATTATCGATCGGCAGTTGCTCTGCCACGGCATTGGCCAGGCTGGTGTAGTCCTGCGGCCCCTGCCCCGGCAGTTCAATGATCTGTAGGGGTATCTCCTGCAGTTGCGCCAGCAAGGGAGCAAATAGTTTGCTGCTGCCGTTGAGGCCCGGCAGCAACACCAGGCGCATCAGCTTTCACCCGCCAGCTTGCGATCGTGCTGGAACTTCCAGCGCACGTAGAGCAGGGCGCTGCAGAACAGGCCGAGGCTGATCACCGTCTCCAGCGCGCCGAACAGGGCGCGGGCCGGGTCGATGGCGGCCAGTACGCCCTGGATGAAGTAGATGTTCACCACGAAGCAGGCCCAGGCGTGGGCGCGGGCGTTGCCCAGCAGCAGGCCGGGGGCGAGCAGCAGCAGCGGCAGCAGCTGAATGCTCAGCACAACCCAGATGCGCGCGCCGTGCAGGTCGGCGAAGGCCAGGTTCCACACCAGCAGCAGTGCCAGGAGGGCGAAGAAGCTGAACAGGGCCAGGGCGCGACTCAGTTTCAGGCGCGGGGCCAGCCATTCCAGACTGGGCAGGGGCTTGGGCGTTTTAGCCACGGCGGATCTCCAGTTGCTGCGCGGTGCTCGCCAGGCGCTGGCCGAGGGCGCGGCACAGGGCGATTTCGTGGTCGTCGAGCTTGCGTTTGCCGTCGGCGCCGGCATGGTGGCTGGGGCCGTAGGGGGTGCCGCCGCCGCGAGTCTCCAGTAGGGCGCCTTCGCTGTAGGGCAGGCCGGTGATCAGCATGCCGTGGTGCAGCAGCGGCAGCATCATCGACAGCAGGGTGCTTTCCTGGCCGCCGTGCAGGCTGGAGGTGGAAGTGAACACCCCGGCCGGCTTGCCGACCAGTTCGCCGGTCAGCCACAGGCTACTGGTGCCGTCGAGGAAGTACTTGAGCGGCGCGGCCATGTTGCCGAAGCGGGTCGGGCTGCCCAGGGCCAGGCCGGCACAGTGGCGCAGGTCATCCAGCTCGGCGTAGAGCGCGCCTTCTTCGGGAATGCTCGGGGCAACTGCCTCGCACTCGCTGGATACCGCCGGCACGCTGCGCAGGCGCGCTTCCAGGCCGGCCATCTCCACGCCACGGGCGATCTGCCGGGCCATCTCGGCGGTGGCGCCATGGCGGCTGTAATACAGCACCAGGATATAGGGCGTGCTCATGCCAGCAGCTCCAGGATCTTCTCCGGTGGCCGACCGATCACGGCGCGCTCGCCGGCGACCAGGATGGGGCGCTCGATCAGCTTGGGATGGGCGACCATGGCGGCGATCAGCTGCTCGTCGCTGAGGCCGGTGTCGGCCAGGTTGAGCGCTTTGTACTCGTCCTCGCCGGTGCGCAGCAGGGCACGCGGGGCGATGCCGAGCTTGTCCAGCAGGGCGCGCAGTTGATCGGCGCTGGGCGGGGTATCCAGGTAGCGCACGACGGTCAGCGCCAGGCCGCGGGCTTCGAGCAGCTCCAGCGCGCCGCGGGACTTGGAACAGCGCGGATTGTGGTAGAGGGTCAGATCGGTCATGGCGGGTGCCCATCGGCGAATGAGGGCGCTATTCTAGCCGCGTCGAGCACGAAACGGGCTAAGGAGAGGGCATGCGTCAGCGGCTGGATGATCTGGTGGAGTTCTGGCGTTTCCTGCTGCAGCGTTTCCTCGCCGATCGCGCCATCAACAGTGCCGCGGCACTGACCTACACCACGCTGTTCGCCGTGGTGCCGATGATGACCGTGACCTTTGCCATGCTCTCGGCCATCCCGGCCTTCCAGGACACCGGCGAGCAGATCCAGAACTTCATCTTTCGCAACTTCGTGCCATCCTCGGGCGAGACGGTGCAACAGTACCTGCGCGATTTCACGGCTCAGGCCCGGCAGCTGACCTGGGTCGGCGTGGCGCTGCTGGCGGTGACCGCCTTCTTCATGCTGGTGACCATCGAGAAGACCTTCAATGCCATCTGGCGCGTGCGCCAGCCACGCCGGGGCATTTCCAGCTTCCTGCTGTACTGGGCGATCCTCAGCCTGGGGCCGCTGCTGCTCGGCGCCGGATTCGCCGTGACCACCTATGTCGCCTCGCTGTCGCTGCTGTCCGGCCCGGATGCGCTGATCGGCGCCAAGACCCTGCTGGCCTTCGCTCCGTTGCTGTTCAGTACGGCGGCCTTCACCCTGATCTACTCGGCGGTGCCCAACGCCCGGGTGCCGCTGCGCCACGCGCTGCTGGGCGGTGCCTTCGTCGCCCTGCTGGTCGAGGTGGCCAAGGCGCTGTTCGGCCTGTTCGTCAGCCTGTTCCCCGGCTACCAGCTGATCTACGGGGCCTTCGCCACGGTGCCGTTGTTCCTGCTTTGGGTCTACCTGTCCTGGCTGATCGTGTTGTTCGGTGCCGAGCTGGTGTGCAACCTGTCCTCGTCGCGCACCTGGCGCCGCCGCGCGCTGCCGCGTCTGCTGGTGCTGCTCGGCGTACTGCGGGTGTTCCACGACAGCCAGCAGCGTGGCCTGGCGGTGCGGCACGCCGATGTGCAGCGCGAGGGCTGGCTGTTGCCGGAGGATGAGTGGGAGGAGATTGTCGACTTTCTCGAGCGCGAGCAGCTGGTCTGCCGTGCCAGTGGAGGCGGCTGGGTGCTTTGCCGCGATCTGGAACACTACAGCCTGCATCGCCTGCTCGGTCAGAGTCCCTGGCCGTTGCCGCGGCCGGCGCAACTGCCCGAGCGGCTCGACGAGGTCTGGTACCCGGCCTTGCACAACGCCCTGGAGATGCTGCACGAGGAACAGGCGGCGCTGTTCGGCGGCAGCCTGGCGCAGTGGCTGCGGGCCAGGGAGTGAGGGCTTGCCAAGGGTGACGAAAAAAGTCAGTTTAGGGCGAGGTGCAGCCGGCTCCACGGGGCTGCAAGGGCGCTGAAGCGCCGCAATACCGGCCAGGGATGGCTGGCACGCTTCTGGCAACTACCCAGCCATGTGCTGGCAGACGGCCAGCAGCCTGAATGACTCAGGGATGTCGTGTGGATGAGCAGTAGCAAGAACAAAGTGGTGCCCCTGCAGCCGCGGGATTCCGAGGATGCACTGGAGCGCCTGAACCGCATCACCGGCCTGCGTTTCGCCCGTTGGCCCGAGTCGCTGGCGGCCCTGGCGCGCCAGGCGGCCGAGGAGAGCGAGCCGCCCAAGCCCAGCTCCGTGGTGCGTTTCGGGGTTTTCTGAGGCCCCAAAGCAAAACCCCCGCCGAAGCGGGGGTGGGCAACCTGCGGCGGGTTCAGGCCAGCGCCTGGCGATTCGCGCTTTCCTGCAGTTCCACGGCCTGCACGAACAATTCCTCGACTATCAGGGTCTGTGCCGGTACGGCCGAGCGCAGGCGGACCTGCATGTCCTCGATCTTGCTCTTCATCGGCAGGCGGGCGATGCCGGAGAGCATCACCTTGTGGTGAGCGTTGACCTTGCCATGATCCACCGCCACTTCGCGCACCTGGCTGCCATCGCGGTAACGCACCATCAACGATACCGGCAGATTGGCCAGCCCCGGCAGATGCAGCCAGACCGCCACGTTGTATTCCCCGACCCGCCCCTCGTAGGGGGCCACGCTGGAACGTGCGCTGTTGACGATGCTGGCGGGAACGGGGCCGATCAGCCTGTCATTGGCTTGGGTCATGGGGGTAACTCCGGCAGAACTCGTTGGTATAGGTATGCGCCGATTATAGGCAGGGGCATGGTGCTGAAACTGTGCGCTGTGGCCCCGCCGGCTGAGACTTCCGTCGCAGAACCTGCCCCTTGGGTCAGGCCAGGCGCAGTGGGTGGCGCACCACCGTGGGCGTGCTCAGGTTGGCGGCCGGCAGGGGCAGCATGGCCTGGTTGTTGACGTTGGCCAGTTGCAGCCAGAGGTTTTCGCCTTCGCCGAACTGGCCGCAGGGCAGCCACAGGCCGTGGTGCCAGCCGGCACCGGGTTCGGGCGTGCTCTGCAGGACGCCCGGGTGGGTCTGCGCGCTGGGCGCGCGGCGCAACCACACGGCCCGTGGTAACCCCTTGAGGTAGCGCAGGCCCAGGTGCAGGCCTTGCTGGTTGAGATGGCGCCAGCGCACCAGGGCCAGGGTCGGGGTGCCGCTGTGCGGCAAGACCAGGATCAGCTGGCCCACCGGCAGCTGCGGGCCGAGGTCGGCATGGCAGAGCAGGCGAGCGCCTCCGGGGCTGGCATCGAGCATCTGCGCCGCGCAACTGGGCGGGCGCTTTTCCAGCAGCTGGGCATGGATGGCCGGCAGGCCGATCACCAGGCTGCAGTCGGCGCTGAAGTCGGCCCGCGGGTGACGCCTCTGCTGACGCCCCTGCCAGTGCGGGCGCACCCGCTCCAGCAGTTCCCTTTCCTGTGCGCTCTGCAGCGGCGCGGGCTCGTGCAGGGCGACCAGCAGGGCGCCGAGCTCCAGGCGTCGCAGGTAGTCGGCCGAGCCCTTGACCTGGCCGTCATAGGGCAGGCAGGGCAGGGCCTGGCTGAGGTCGATCAGCGGTGCCTCGCTGTCCTCGTCGTCATCCCAGGGCAGCAGACGCGCCAGGCCGGACAGCGGGGTCAGGGCGGCGAACAGGGTCACGCACTCGCCTTCGGCCAGGTGGAATGGATTGCTCAGAGCCAGGAGCAGCATCTGCTGGTAGAGGCCGCGCAGCGAGCCGGCGGGGGCCGGCTGGAAAG
This DNA window, taken from Pseudomonas alcaligenes, encodes the following:
- a CDS encoding alpha/beta fold hydrolase; the protein is MRLVLLPGLNGSSKLFAPLLAQLQEIPLQIIELPGQGPQDYTSLANAVAEQLPIDNPFVLLGESFSGPLAYRLALQSPKGLKGLIFAASFLQSPHPLAVLASRLPTPKMLLSHSRLLRLLCIGDAQPAVLQMLQTEIRDMPSALIKARLRSLAELSSPEQKVVIPALHLWPTYDHLVNNAAAASLASGCSNLRREGIEGPHFLLQSRPQACAMAIRDFIEQLKD
- a CDS encoding DUF2069 domain-containing protein, which produces MAKTPKPLPSLEWLAPRLKLSRALALFSFFALLALLLVWNLAFADLHGARIWVVLSIQLLPLLLLAPGLLLGNARAHAWACFVVNIYFIQGVLAAIDPARALFGALETVISLGLFCSALLYVRWKFQHDRKLAGES
- the wrbA gene encoding NAD(P)H:quinone oxidoreductase, with translation MSTPYILVLYYSRHGATAEMARQIARGVEMAGLEARLRSVPAVSSECEAVAPSIPEEGALYAELDDLRHCAGLALGSPTRFGNMAAPLKYFLDGTSSLWLTGELVGKPAGVFTSTSSLHGGQESTLLSMMLPLLHHGMLITGLPYSEGALLETRGGGTPYGPSHHAGADGKRKLDDHEIALCRALGQRLASTAQQLEIRRG
- the arsC gene encoding arsenate reductase (glutaredoxin) (This arsenate reductase requires both glutathione and glutaredoxin to convert arsenate to arsenite, after which the efflux transporter formed by ArsA and ArsB can extrude the arsenite from the cell, providing resistance.), with the protein product MTDLTLYHNPRCSKSRGALELLEARGLALTVVRYLDTPPSADQLRALLDKLGIAPRALLRTGEDEYKALNLADTGLSDEQLIAAMVAHPKLIERPILVAGERAVIGRPPEKILELLA
- a CDS encoding YihY family inner membrane protein; translation: MRQRLDDLVEFWRFLLQRFLADRAINSAAALTYTTLFAVVPMMTVTFAMLSAIPAFQDTGEQIQNFIFRNFVPSSGETVQQYLRDFTAQARQLTWVGVALLAVTAFFMLVTIEKTFNAIWRVRQPRRGISSFLLYWAILSLGPLLLGAGFAVTTYVASLSLLSGPDALIGAKTLLAFAPLLFSTAAFTLIYSAVPNARVPLRHALLGGAFVALLVEVAKALFGLFVSLFPGYQLIYGAFATVPLFLLWVYLSWLIVLFGAELVCNLSSSRTWRRRALPRLLVLLGVLRVFHDSQQRGLAVRHADVQREGWLLPEDEWEEIVDFLEREQLVCRASGGGWVLCRDLEHYSLHRLLGQSPWPLPRPAQLPERLDEVWYPALHNALEMLHEEQAALFGGSLAQWLRARE
- a CDS encoding PilZ domain-containing protein is translated as MTLDALRLEVPDILEEDATPLADLNERLADARRQVYEDGLQQVLALLLRLNRSAMTLLERQRALQSLSEEYRHYCAPLGQGAAPSPLFVHLCDELAAGFKRLLLQILQGRQPSRPHLAWCLYMAEHFLAQSLLRHYQLYQEPPASLWSDSHLLYWLGEHQHCLDEPVAAPFQPAPAGSLRGLYQQMLLLALSNPFHLAEGECVTLFAALTPLSGLARLLPWDDDEDSEAPLIDLSQALPCLPYDGQVKGSADYLRRLELGALLVALHEPAPLQSAQERELLERVRPHWQGRQQRRHPRADFSADCSLVIGLPAIHAQLLEKRPPSCAAQMLDASPGGARLLCHADLGPQLPVGQLILVLPHSGTPTLALVRWRHLNQQGLHLGLRYLKGLPRAVWLRRAPSAQTHPGVLQSTPEPGAGWHHGLWLPCGQFGEGENLWLQLANVNNQAMLPLPAANLSTPTVVRHPLRLA